A window of the Sneathiella sp. P13V-1 genome harbors these coding sequences:
- a CDS encoding UDP-glucose dehydrogenase family protein, with the protein MRIAMIGSGYVGLVSGACFSEFGHDVICVDKDAKKIELLEDGVMPIYEPGLDTLVAKNVKAGRLTFTTDLRAAVADADAVFIGVGTPSRRGDGKADLTYVYAAAKEIGEAITDYTVVVTKSTVPVGTGAEVSKILSDVCDENKFDVVSNPEFLREGAAIEDFMRPDRVVVGTESERARKVMEGIYRPLSLIQTPILFTSRESSELIKYAGNAFLATKITFINEMANLCEKVGADVHDVAKGIGLDGRIGSKFLHPGPGFGGSCFPKDTRALYETSKEYGVPTQLVGTVIDFNEDRKSKMADKVVHMLGGNAQGKKIAILGLTFKPNTDDMRESPSIDIIESLQKAGANIHAYDPEGMKEAEEIFNNVSFCKNAYEPAEGADAVVIITEWNEFRALDLKRIKSLLKDPVLVDLRNIYEPEEMETLGFKYMCVGRPTPSQIEGK; encoded by the coding sequence ATGCGCATAGCAATGATTGGCAGCGGTTATGTTGGACTGGTGTCCGGCGCCTGTTTTTCTGAATTTGGACACGACGTCATTTGCGTTGATAAGGACGCAAAGAAAATCGAGCTCCTGGAAGATGGCGTCATGCCAATTTACGAGCCTGGTCTGGACACGCTTGTCGCCAAAAACGTGAAAGCGGGTCGCCTGACCTTCACCACGGATCTGCGAGCAGCTGTGGCCGACGCCGACGCTGTCTTTATTGGTGTGGGAACACCAAGTCGGCGTGGTGATGGCAAAGCTGATTTGACCTATGTTTATGCGGCGGCAAAAGAAATTGGCGAAGCAATAACTGACTATACCGTTGTTGTCACCAAGTCCACCGTCCCGGTTGGAACCGGCGCTGAAGTTTCGAAAATCCTGAGCGACGTTTGTGACGAAAATAAATTTGATGTGGTGTCCAATCCAGAGTTCTTGAGAGAAGGTGCCGCCATTGAGGATTTCATGCGCCCTGACCGTGTGGTTGTAGGGACAGAGTCAGAAAGGGCACGTAAAGTGATGGAGGGGATTTATCGCCCTCTTTCCTTAATCCAGACACCTATTTTATTCACATCACGCGAAAGTTCTGAACTGATTAAATATGCAGGAAACGCTTTTCTTGCGACCAAAATCACCTTCATCAATGAAATGGCAAACCTCTGCGAAAAAGTTGGGGCCGATGTCCATGATGTAGCCAAAGGCATTGGCTTGGATGGGCGAATTGGATCTAAGTTTTTGCATCCAGGCCCAGGTTTTGGCGGATCCTGCTTTCCAAAAGATACCCGCGCATTGTACGAAACCTCAAAAGAATATGGAGTTCCCACACAGCTTGTTGGAACCGTTATTGATTTTAACGAGGATAGAAAATCGAAGATGGCAGACAAAGTGGTCCATATGCTCGGCGGGAATGCCCAAGGCAAAAAGATCGCCATCCTCGGCCTGACCTTCAAACCCAATACCGATGACATGCGGGAAAGCCCTAGCATCGATATAATTGAAAGCCTTCAGAAGGCTGGCGCGAATATCCACGCTTATGATCCTGAAGGGATGAAGGAAGCAGAAGAGATATTCAACAATGTCTCATTTTGTAAAAACGCTTACGAGCCGGCTGAAGGCGCTGATGCAGTCGTGATTATTACAGAATGGAATGAATTTCGTGCTCTTGACCTAAAGCGGATCAAGTCATTGCTCAAAGATCCCGTCCTGGTTGATCTTCGGAACATTTATGAGCCGGAAGAAATGGAAACGCTCGGCTTCAAATATATGTGTGTGGGACGACCAACCCCCTCCCAGATTGAAGGGAAATGA
- a CDS encoding Leu/Phe/Val dehydrogenase, with protein MKVFSSPDFDEHESVLFFNDKETGLKAILAVHDTTLGPALGGTRMWNYTSEEEALKDVLRLSRGMTYKSALAGLKLGGGKSVIIADPHSDKSEALFEAFGRAVDRLNGSYIAAEDVGTSVADLEVARRVTPHIAGISEGGAGDPSPATAWGVFNGIKASVKHKLGKDNLEGVKVAVQGLGHVGYILCQYLHEAGAELLVADIFEDSVKRAVQELGATAVPADEIHKVDTDVFAPCALGGAINPNTLSELKASIVAGSANNQLETPEMGEALRARGILYAPDYVINAGGIILISHEGPTFNRDAAMKQVSDIHDTLLDIFARAEAEQKPTDVVADKIALEILENAGKKSEAGQKVSA; from the coding sequence ATGAAAGTATTTAGTTCTCCTGACTTCGATGAGCACGAATCTGTTCTGTTCTTCAACGACAAAGAAACAGGCTTGAAAGCCATACTAGCAGTCCACGACACGACGCTTGGCCCAGCACTGGGCGGAACGCGTATGTGGAATTACACGTCAGAGGAAGAAGCCTTAAAAGACGTATTAAGGTTATCCCGAGGCATGACCTATAAATCCGCACTTGCCGGTCTAAAATTGGGCGGCGGCAAATCTGTTATTATTGCAGATCCTCATTCGGATAAGAGTGAAGCGCTGTTTGAGGCTTTCGGCCGGGCAGTTGACCGCTTAAACGGATCATATATTGCAGCAGAGGATGTCGGCACTTCCGTTGCGGATCTTGAAGTAGCCCGGCGCGTAACTCCTCACATTGCTGGCATTTCTGAAGGCGGTGCCGGTGATCCTTCACCAGCTACAGCTTGGGGCGTATTCAATGGCATCAAAGCATCTGTGAAACACAAACTCGGTAAAGACAATCTAGAGGGCGTTAAAGTCGCCGTTCAGGGCCTGGGGCATGTTGGATACATCTTGTGCCAATATCTTCATGAAGCAGGTGCAGAATTGCTTGTCGCTGATATTTTCGAAGACAGCGTTAAACGTGCGGTTCAGGAACTTGGCGCAACAGCAGTTCCTGCAGATGAAATTCACAAAGTGGACACCGATGTTTTTGCACCATGTGCGCTCGGAGGCGCCATTAACCCAAATACATTATCTGAATTAAAAGCGAGCATCGTGGCAGGCTCTGCCAACAACCAGCTTGAAACACCTGAAATGGGTGAAGCGTTACGGGCAAGAGGTATTCTGTATGCGCCGGATTATGTCATCAATGCTGGTGGTATTATCCTCATCAGTCATGAGGGGCCAACCTTCAACCGTGATGCTGCTATGAAACAAGTCTCGGACATTCATGATACGCTTCTTGATATTTTCGCACGGGCTGAGGCTGAGCAAAAACCAACAGACGTTGTTGCAGATAAAATCGCTCTCGAAATTTTGGAGAATGCTGGAAAAAAGTCTGAAGCGGGACAGAAAGTTTCCGCCTAA
- a CDS encoding DUF3179 domain-containing protein produces MKFLSRMAWLFVPLLTSASLAWADPDFWKYEWPKTDFTKTSVSFVEILSGGPPKDGIPAIDNPRFISVKDAVHLKLTEPVIGVSINGDARAYPLQVLMWHEIVNDKVGGVPISVTFCPLCNASIVFDRRYRHPEKGDLILDFGTTGKLRNSDLVMYDRQTESWWQQFTGKAIVGELLGAELERLPVRIESLLKFKERHPDGKVLIPSGDIERAYGINPYEGYDKLSRPFLYSGKMPTNIAPLARVVTVGERAWSLDFLRQKKTFETEDGLIITWEKGQNSALGASEIGEGVDIGNITVQRHESGALIDVVYGVDFAFAFHAFHPDVEIVTQ; encoded by the coding sequence ATCAAATTTCTTTCAAGAATGGCGTGGCTGTTTGTGCCCTTATTGACCTCTGCAAGTCTTGCCTGGGCAGATCCAGATTTCTGGAAGTATGAGTGGCCTAAAACTGATTTCACGAAAACGTCGGTTAGTTTTGTAGAGATTTTGTCAGGCGGGCCTCCAAAGGATGGGATTCCAGCTATCGATAACCCGCGTTTTATCTCCGTGAAGGATGCTGTTCATCTAAAGCTGACTGAGCCGGTAATAGGGGTGTCCATCAATGGTGATGCCAGAGCTTACCCTTTGCAAGTATTGATGTGGCACGAAATTGTTAATGACAAAGTGGGAGGCGTGCCGATCTCGGTCACTTTCTGTCCACTCTGTAATGCATCTATCGTTTTTGACAGAAGGTACAGGCATCCTGAGAAAGGAGACTTGATCCTTGATTTTGGGACAACGGGTAAGCTCCGGAACTCTGATCTTGTGATGTATGACCGGCAAACGGAAAGCTGGTGGCAACAATTTACGGGTAAAGCAATAGTGGGGGAGCTGTTGGGGGCCGAACTTGAAAGATTACCGGTCCGTATCGAATCGTTGCTTAAATTTAAGGAACGACACCCAGATGGAAAAGTTCTGATCCCTAGCGGAGATATTGAGCGTGCTTATGGGATCAATCCATATGAAGGGTATGACAAACTTTCACGACCATTTTTATATTCTGGGAAAATGCCAACGAATATCGCGCCCTTGGCCAGAGTGGTGACGGTGGGCGAGCGTGCCTGGTCTTTGGACTTCCTTCGTCAGAAAAAAACATTTGAGACAGAGGATGGCTTAATCATCACTTGGGAGAAAGGGCAGAATTCTGCGCTTGGCGCGTCCGAAATCGGCGAGGGGGTGGATATCGGCAATATCACCGTCCAGAGACACGAATCTGGAGCGTTGATAGACGTTGTTTACGGAGTTGACTTTGCGTTTGCTTTTCACGCCTTTCATCCAGATGTGGAGATTGTAACTCAATAA
- a CDS encoding NAD(P)/FAD-dependent oxidoreductase encodes MSDFVECVVIGAGVVGLAIARKLAKSGRDVVILEKNHHFGEETSSRNSEVIHAGIYYPKDSLKAKLCVAGKKMLYQYCDAHGVAYKNLGKLIVATNEDEISTLEQIKAKAEDNSVNDLKWLTKEEVFGLEPHLKCEKALLSPSTGIIDTHQYMLSLVGEIEANGGAIAYDTPFEAATICNDGFEVTAGGHTLKCRQLINSAGLFAQDVASNIKGLAEQFIPPRYLAKGNYFTMNAASPFKRLIYPVPQSASLGVHVTLDMAGQIRFGPDQEWVKELDYEVNPARGNSFYDAIRKYWPDLPDNSLIPAYSGIRPKIQSPTDPHMDFRIEGSDIHGIKGLVNLFGIESPGLTSSLAIAREVIGKI; translated from the coding sequence ATGAGTGATTTTGTTGAGTGTGTGGTCATTGGTGCGGGAGTGGTTGGTCTTGCAATCGCCCGTAAACTTGCCAAATCAGGGCGTGATGTCGTTATCCTTGAAAAAAACCACCATTTTGGTGAAGAGACCTCATCTAGAAATAGCGAGGTTATTCACGCAGGCATTTATTACCCGAAGGATAGCTTAAAGGCGAAACTATGTGTTGCTGGGAAAAAGATGCTCTATCAGTATTGCGATGCCCATGGCGTTGCTTACAAAAATCTTGGAAAACTGATAGTTGCAACCAATGAAGATGAGATTTCAACATTGGAACAGATTAAGGCCAAGGCAGAAGACAATAGTGTTAATGACCTGAAATGGCTCACCAAAGAAGAGGTGTTTGGTTTAGAACCTCATCTCAAATGTGAAAAGGCCCTTCTCTCCCCCTCAACCGGCATTATTGATACCCACCAATATATGCTATCTTTGGTCGGAGAGATCGAAGCAAACGGTGGAGCGATTGCCTATGACACTCCATTTGAAGCCGCGACCATTTGTAATGATGGGTTTGAAGTGACGGCAGGTGGCCACACACTCAAATGTCGTCAACTGATTAACAGCGCAGGCTTGTTCGCCCAAGATGTCGCGAGCAATATCAAAGGTCTTGCTGAGCAATTTATTCCACCTAGATATCTCGCAAAGGGCAATTACTTCACAATGAACGCCGCTTCACCATTTAAACGGCTTATTTATCCCGTACCACAATCTGCCTCTTTAGGGGTTCATGTCACATTGGATATGGCCGGACAAATTAGATTTGGACCGGATCAGGAATGGGTAAAGGAACTGGATTACGAAGTAAACCCAGCCCGCGGTAACAGTTTTTATGACGCGATCCGTAAATACTGGCCAGATCTTCCTGACAACAGCCTTATCCCCGCCTACAGCGGCATACGTCCAAAAATCCAGTCTCCAACCGACCCCCATATGGATTTCAGGATCGAAGGAAGTGATATCCATGGAATAAAGGGGCTTGTAAATCTTTTCGGTATTGAGAGTCCGGGACTTACTTCAAGTTTGGCAATTGCGCGCGAGGTGATCGGAAAAATCTAG
- the lpxK gene encoding tetraacyldisaccharide 4'-kinase, with amino-acid sequence MKAPKFWNKGSGSILQQLLRPLSAVYVVIDRMNRARVMPQSVSIPVICVGNAVAGGAGKTPVSISIARFLIAKGWKVHFLSRGYGGSYKGPTRVVPDVHGANEVGDEPLILANTAPTWISQDRVIGAKAAVEAGAEVIIMDDGFQNPSLHKDISFLVVDGGYGLGNGSLLPAGPLRETWGTALGRADAVIVVDPSPITSDLNCDDKPKFNAQIVPLDLQTEIVGQKVIAFAGIGRPEKFFKSLQNIGADVIESVEFSDHHKFSQDDIMKLVERAANLEAALVTTRKDYVRLSPEAKLMTTVFDIDLTFEKPQRLQTLLAEKLGDREHV; translated from the coding sequence GTGAAAGCGCCCAAATTCTGGAATAAAGGATCAGGTTCTATTCTGCAGCAGTTGCTGAGGCCTCTCAGTGCAGTTTATGTTGTGATTGATCGTATGAACCGGGCGCGTGTTATGCCTCAGTCAGTGTCGATACCTGTGATTTGTGTGGGGAACGCTGTTGCTGGCGGGGCAGGGAAAACACCTGTTTCAATTTCCATCGCCAGATTTCTGATCGCCAAAGGCTGGAAGGTTCATTTTCTCTCCCGCGGGTATGGGGGGAGTTACAAGGGGCCGACAAGAGTTGTTCCTGATGTACATGGAGCAAATGAAGTCGGTGATGAGCCCCTTATTTTGGCGAATACTGCGCCTACTTGGATAAGTCAGGATAGGGTGATTGGTGCAAAAGCCGCCGTTGAGGCCGGTGCTGAAGTCATCATTATGGATGACGGATTTCAAAATCCATCCTTACATAAAGACATAAGTTTCCTGGTGGTAGATGGCGGTTATGGTCTAGGAAACGGGTCACTATTGCCTGCAGGCCCTTTACGGGAGACCTGGGGAACTGCTCTGGGACGGGCAGACGCCGTAATTGTTGTAGACCCCTCTCCAATTACAAGTGATCTCAATTGTGATGATAAGCCCAAGTTTAACGCGCAAATTGTGCCACTGGATCTTCAAACCGAAATCGTAGGGCAGAAGGTTATAGCCTTTGCGGGGATTGGGCGGCCTGAAAAATTCTTCAAAAGCCTTCAAAATATAGGTGCTGATGTGATAGAAAGCGTCGAGTTTTCTGATCATCATAAATTCTCACAGGATGATATTATGAAGCTGGTGGAAAGGGCTGCCAATCTGGAGGCAGCGCTTGTCACCACTCGAAAAGATTATGTTCGCCTGTCACCTGAAGCAAAACTTATGACCACTGTATTTGATATTGATCTGACATTTGAGAAGCCACAAAGATTGCAAACTTTGCTTGCGGAAAAACTGGGTGATCGTGAGCATGTCTAA
- a CDS encoding division plane positioning ATPase MipZ: MTVTADAAKPASDAQSTRAHIIVIGNAKGGSGKSTTAMHVIVSLLTMGYRVGAIDLDGKQKTLGRYIENRQDFVSKKQLDLPMPSLKVIEPSQKKNMDEAQSDERSRFVAALQEQVYNNDFVVVDCPGADSFIAKLGHSFADTLLTPMNDSFIDLDLLATVNEKTYDVERPSWYSEMVWEQRKRRAMIDKHQIDWIVMRNRLSHTDAHNKRNIEQILDKLANRISFRSAAGFGERVIFRELFLKGLTVLDLRNKGVGIRMSMSHVAARQEIRHLVKSLSLPNVGDRIELI, translated from the coding sequence GTGACAGTTACTGCCGATGCAGCAAAGCCTGCTAGCGATGCACAAAGCACACGTGCGCATATTATCGTCATAGGGAATGCAAAGGGGGGATCCGGTAAATCCACCACCGCCATGCATGTCATCGTCTCGTTGCTGACAATGGGTTACCGAGTTGGTGCTATCGACCTCGACGGTAAGCAAAAAACACTGGGCCGCTATATTGAAAACCGGCAGGATTTTGTATCAAAGAAGCAGCTTGATCTCCCAATGCCGTCGCTCAAAGTGATCGAACCCAGCCAAAAGAAAAACATGGATGAAGCGCAAAGCGATGAGCGCTCCCGCTTCGTAGCGGCCCTGCAAGAGCAGGTGTATAACAATGATTTTGTTGTTGTAGATTGTCCTGGTGCTGACAGCTTCATCGCTAAATTGGGCCATTCATTTGCGGATACTTTGCTCACTCCAATGAACGACAGTTTTATCGATTTGGATCTATTGGCGACTGTTAACGAGAAAACCTACGATGTGGAGCGCCCGAGCTGGTATAGCGAAATGGTGTGGGAGCAGCGCAAGCGCCGGGCAATGATTGATAAACATCAGATCGACTGGATCGTTATGAGAAACCGTTTGTCTCATACGGATGCCCATAACAAACGCAACATCGAACAAATTCTCGATAAACTGGCAAATCGGATTTCCTTCAGATCTGCAGCCGGTTTTGGCGAACGTGTAATTTTTAGGGAGCTGTTCCTAAAGGGGCTGACTGTTCTTGATTTAAGGAATAAGGGCGTTGGTATTCGCATGTCCATGAGCCATGTAGCCGCCCGGCAGGAAATTCGCCACTTGGTGAAGTCTTTATCACTCCCCAATGTGGGTGATCGTATCGAGTTAATATAA
- the galU gene encoding UTP--glucose-1-phosphate uridylyltransferase GalU, with translation MQNKVRKAVFPVGGLGTRFLPATKAMPKEMLPVVDKPLIQYAVDEAREAGIEEFIFVTGRGKVLIEDHFDRSYELEQVLIERGKDAVLEKLTESLPSTGAVAYTRQREPLGLGHAVWCAKRFVGDEPFAVILADDLILSDTPALKQMIDARDNLGGGNILAAMEVPKEQTSRYGILSPGYDDGKTVEITNLVEKPDPSVAPSNLAVIGRYILEPTVFDLLENQARGAGNEIQLTDALSKLLENRPFYGLRFDGTRFDCGDKIGFLHANLAFALARDDIGADFKEIVKQVSETL, from the coding sequence ATGCAAAACAAAGTACGTAAAGCTGTCTTTCCTGTAGGGGGTCTTGGAACGCGCTTCCTGCCTGCCACCAAGGCCATGCCAAAAGAGATGCTTCCAGTGGTAGACAAGCCGCTTATTCAGTATGCGGTAGATGAAGCACGAGAAGCTGGCATTGAAGAATTTATCTTTGTCACAGGCCGCGGGAAAGTTCTGATAGAAGATCACTTTGATCGGTCTTACGAGCTGGAGCAGGTTCTTATTGAACGTGGCAAGGATGCGGTATTGGAGAAACTGACCGAAAGCCTGCCAAGCACAGGTGCAGTTGCATACACCCGCCAGAGAGAACCCTTGGGGCTTGGACATGCCGTGTGGTGTGCAAAGCGATTTGTCGGCGACGAACCATTTGCTGTCATTTTGGCCGACGACCTTATTTTAAGCGATACACCTGCCCTTAAACAGATGATAGACGCCCGCGATAATCTCGGTGGTGGCAATATTCTGGCAGCAATGGAAGTCCCAAAAGAGCAAACTTCCCGATATGGTATCTTAAGCCCAGGATATGATGACGGCAAAACCGTCGAGATTACAAACCTGGTTGAAAAGCCGGATCCATCTGTCGCCCCTTCTAACCTTGCCGTGATCGGCCGCTATATTCTGGAGCCAACCGTTTTTGATCTTCTCGAAAATCAGGCTCGCGGTGCAGGTAATGAAATCCAATTGACAGACGCTCTTTCCAAACTGCTTGAAAACAGACCTTTTTACGGTCTACGCTTTGATGGAACCCGCTTTGATTGCGGTGATAAAATCGGCTTCTTACATGCCAATCTGGCATTTGCACTGGCGCGGGATGATATTGGGGCTGACTTCAAGGAAATTGTCAAACAAGTAAGCGAAACACTCTAA
- a CDS encoding lysophospholipid acyltransferase family protein produces MSKNQKEVKLKHRLEYVGVRFAFWMFRALGKNRACNLAAWVACKVGPLLSAHKTARNNIEQAMPELSSEQIDNILHDMWDNLGRNIGELPFIREITLTSPDVDVEGIEILEEIKKSKTPVLFLAAHYGPWELCAAACRYCDNDVHIVYRAANNPLVDDYFQQNREVPECSFIPKGKRGARALLKALKDAGGVVLLNDQKQNTGLPIPFFGREAMTATAIADLAVRDRYPIIPLRAERQENGRVKLSILPAFYAPTEGERQEKVVELLTQINGIYEDWIRARPDHWFWVHNRW; encoded by the coding sequence ATGTCTAAAAATCAAAAAGAAGTTAAACTTAAGCATAGGCTTGAATATGTCGGTGTACGTTTTGCCTTTTGGATGTTTCGGGCATTGGGCAAAAATCGTGCTTGTAATTTAGCGGCTTGGGTGGCGTGCAAAGTGGGGCCTTTGTTGTCCGCACACAAAACGGCACGAAATAACATTGAACAGGCTATGCCAGAGCTAAGTTCCGAACAAATTGACAATATTCTTCATGATATGTGGGATAATCTGGGCCGAAATATTGGTGAACTTCCCTTTATCAGAGAGATAACTCTTACTTCCCCGGATGTGGATGTTGAAGGTATTGAAATCCTTGAAGAAATAAAGAAGAGCAAAACACCAGTGCTTTTTTTGGCTGCCCATTATGGCCCTTGGGAACTTTGTGCGGCTGCGTGCCGTTATTGCGATAATGACGTTCACATCGTTTACCGCGCGGCGAACAATCCATTGGTTGACGATTATTTCCAGCAAAACCGTGAAGTTCCCGAATGCTCCTTTATTCCTAAGGGGAAGAGAGGGGCCAGAGCGTTGTTAAAAGCGCTGAAAGACGCGGGAGGTGTTGTGCTTTTGAACGATCAAAAACAAAACACAGGCCTGCCCATTCCTTTTTTTGGTCGCGAGGCAATGACGGCTACTGCGATTGCTGATCTTGCTGTTCGGGACCGATATCCGATTATTCCTCTGCGAGCTGAGCGCCAAGAAAATGGCCGTGTGAAACTATCTATTCTACCCGCGTTTTACGCCCCGACAGAGGGAGAGCGACAAGAGAAAGTGGTCGAGCTACTGACACAGATCAATGGAATCTATGAAGATTGGATCCGTGCGCGACCCGACCACTGGTTTTGGGTTCATAATCGCTGGTAG
- a CDS encoding J domain-containing protein encodes MLGYFIFGAALLLALIVGGQAIASAKPSTLLKALRIVGLVLFSSAAAYFAVTARYQYAMGFGAAALFCLRNKPFFSSSTQNPGQQSGVSTDWLEATLDHDSGEMNASINKGVFAGKKLSDLSYDELQQLLKELERDEKSVAILQAYLNRYFAGESKTDEHETHSGTVKNKGMSKDEAYEILELSAGATLEEIKAAHRRLVKKFHPDRGGSAYMTTKINQARDILIKS; translated from the coding sequence ATGCTTGGATATTTTATATTTGGTGCAGCCCTTTTGCTGGCATTGATCGTTGGGGGACAAGCTATCGCGTCCGCCAAACCCTCTACCTTGCTTAAAGCATTGAGAATTGTGGGGTTGGTGCTTTTTTCATCCGCCGCAGCCTATTTCGCTGTTACAGCGCGCTATCAATATGCAATGGGGTTCGGTGCCGCGGCTCTTTTCTGCCTTAGGAACAAGCCCTTTTTCTCCTCCAGCACTCAAAATCCAGGGCAACAAAGTGGTGTTTCCACGGACTGGCTGGAAGCGACACTTGATCATGATAGTGGTGAAATGAATGCGAGCATCAACAAAGGCGTTTTTGCCGGGAAAAAGCTATCTGATCTTAGTTATGATGAATTGCAGCAACTCCTTAAAGAGTTAGAACGGGATGAAAAAAGCGTTGCAATTTTACAAGCGTATCTTAACAGATATTTCGCAGGCGAAAGTAAAACGGACGAACATGAAACCCATTCTGGAACCGTTAAAAACAAAGGCATGAGCAAGGATGAGGCCTATGAAATCCTTGAACTTTCGGCCGGAGCAACCCTTGAGGAAATTAAAGCGGCCCATCGCCGACTTGTTAAAAAATTTCATCCAGACCGGGGAGGATCGGCCTACATGACCACAAAAATAAACCAAGCGAGAGACATTCTCATAAAATCTTAA
- the pgmG gene encoding phosphoglucomutase/phosphomannomutase PgmG → MTDLFKHEFHPTILREYDIRGIIDETLFNEDAYAIGRAFATFMIEAGDNKVCVGYDGRASSPVLEKELINGLTDGGVDVIRVGMGPTPMLYYSTYKLETQNGIMITGSHNPPSHNGFKMIMNGKPFFGKDIQKMGPVVSNGLPPANNGSVTEHPMLDKYVERVLDDYVYPSEFTVVWDCGNGVTGEALRKVVSKLPGRHILLFDEIDSNFPNHHPDPTVEENLQDLIRTVKGLDADLGIAFDGDGDRIGAVDSRGNIIWGDQLLAILSREILQKTPGASIIADVKASKLLFDQIANLGGSPVMWKTGHSLIKTKMAELASPLAGEMSGHIFYNDHYYGYDDAIYVGIRLLNMLGNCDDTLDEMLDNLPVAINTPEIRFACSDEEKFKAVETLKSQLEEAGADFSTVDGVRVNFEGGWWLLRASNTQAVLVARCEAPDETRLELVKANLRSNLVQAGIDCPDF, encoded by the coding sequence ATGACTGACCTTTTCAAACACGAATTTCACCCAACAATCCTTAGGGAATATGATATTCGCGGCATCATTGATGAAACGCTCTTTAACGAAGACGCGTACGCAATTGGGCGCGCTTTTGCCACCTTCATGATTGAAGCGGGCGATAACAAGGTTTGCGTTGGTTACGATGGTCGGGCTTCTTCTCCGGTTTTGGAAAAAGAACTGATCAATGGTCTTACCGATGGAGGTGTAGATGTGATCCGCGTCGGCATGGGGCCAACGCCCATGCTCTATTACTCCACATATAAACTGGAAACACAAAATGGGATCATGATCACAGGATCACATAATCCGCCCAGCCATAATGGCTTTAAAATGATCATGAACGGCAAACCTTTTTTTGGTAAAGATATCCAAAAGATGGGACCTGTCGTTTCAAATGGACTACCCCCTGCAAATAACGGCTCTGTAACCGAACATCCAATGCTGGATAAGTATGTAGAACGCGTACTGGATGATTACGTCTATCCATCGGAGTTTACCGTTGTATGGGATTGCGGAAATGGTGTGACAGGTGAAGCCCTTCGTAAAGTGGTTAGCAAACTACCAGGGCGTCACATTCTTTTATTTGATGAAATTGACAGTAACTTCCCTAATCATCACCCTGATCCAACCGTCGAAGAAAACCTTCAAGACCTTATCAGAACTGTAAAGGGTCTCGACGCTGATCTTGGCATTGCCTTTGACGGAGATGGGGACAGAATTGGCGCAGTAGACAGCCGCGGGAACATCATTTGGGGCGATCAGTTGCTCGCTATTCTGTCCCGCGAAATTCTTCAGAAAACACCAGGCGCCTCTATCATCGCAGATGTCAAAGCCAGCAAACTTCTTTTTGATCAAATTGCCAACCTGGGTGGATCGCCTGTTATGTGGAAAACGGGTCATTCGTTAATCAAAACGAAAATGGCGGAACTGGCCTCTCCCCTCGCAGGAGAAATGAGTGGTCACATTTTCTACAATGATCACTACTATGGCTATGACGATGCCATTTATGTGGGCATTCGCCTTTTAAATATGCTGGGGAATTGTGACGATACTCTTGATGAGATGCTCGACAATTTGCCCGTTGCAATTAACACACCCGAAATCCGATTTGCCTGCTCCGATGAAGAGAAATTTAAAGCTGTTGAAACGTTGAAATCGCAACTAGAGGAAGCCGGTGCTGACTTTTCTACAGTAGACGGTGTTCGTGTTAATTTTGAAGGAGGTTGGTGGCTTCTTCGTGCCTCCAACACTCAGGCAGTTCTTGTGGCTAGATGCGAGGCACCTGATGAAACCCGGCTCGAGCTTGTGAAAGCAAACCTTCGTAGCAATCTTGTACAGGCCGGAATAGATTGTCCTGATTTTTAG